GCGCCGCCGGCGCACAGCACGAGCTGCACGTCCTCGGCGAGCTCGGAGCCGGCGCGCACCAGGTGCGGCACGCCCTTCTGCCGCGTGATGCGCCCGACGAACAGCGCGTACGGCCGGTCCGGGTCGATGCCGTGCTTGGCCAGCACGTCTCGGCCGGGGTCGGGGCGGTAGAGCGTGGTGTCGATCCCGTTGTGCACCACGTGCACCCGCGCGGGGTCGACGGCCGGGTACGCGGTGAGCACGTCTTCGCGCATGCCCGCGCTCACGGCGATGATCGCGTCGGCCGCCTCATACGCGTCCTTCTCGATCCACGAGGACACGCGGTAGCCGCCGCCGAGCTGCTCGGCCTTCCACGGACGCAGCGGTTCGAGCGAGTGCGCGGTGATCACGTGCGGGATGCCGTGGGCGAGCTTCGCGAGGTGGCCGCCGAGGTTCGCGTACCAGGTGTGGCTGTGGGCGAGGTCGTGCCCGGCCAGCGCGTCGGCCATCGACACGGCGATGTCCATGGTCGCGAACGCGGTCTGGGCGTAGCCGTGCGGATCGCGGTGGCCGTGGGCGCCGTCGTCGCGGTCCGGTCCCCAGCAGTGCACGTCCAGGTCGACCAGCGACCGCAGTTCGCGGGACAGGAACTCGACGTGCACCCCCGCTCCGCCATAGACGTCCGGCGGGTACTCCCGGGTGAGCAGGCCGACCTTCATGCCCCGACCCTAAACGGCGCGGGCTGGGAAGTGCAGTACGGGGAAGCGACCAATCCGTGTCGTGATCGACTCACCGAGCTCTCGTCCCGGTGACCGGGCCGACGCGGTCGACGGCGGGCAGGCGCAGCCCGTGGTGGGCGAGTTCGCGGGCGGCGAGGCCGGCGACGACGTCGGGATCGCGCTCGCGCCAGCCCGTGGTGAGGTCGCCGGCGCGAACCTTGCGCGGCAGGGGCCGCGTGACGAGCGCGCGCAACGCGAGCAGGTCGAGTCCTTCGGCGCCCTGGCGGCGCAACCGGGCCGCGTCCGTCGCGCCGCGAGTGAAGCGCCACCGCAGCGGCAGCCACGAGACCAGCAGGAACACCAGCGGCACGGAGACGACCAGCACCGCGAGCCACCACGCGAGGTCCTCGACGGCGGTGATCTGCCAACGGCCCGCGTCGGCAAGTTCGGTGCCGGCCGCCGATCCCGAGTGGAGCGCGTCGGCGAGCGGGTGGCCGATCAACGGCACCTGGCCGGCCTTGTCCGCGGCCGCGTCGAACGTGGCGCGCAGCCCGGAACCCGCGTCGACGAGCCCGTCGCCCGGCGCGCGCAGGCGCATGACCTCGTCGTACACGCGCACCGCCAGCCACACCGCGAACGCGAGCAGCCCGAACGCGAACACGTCGCTGAGCACCTGCGCGGTGCGGCGGACCGGGCGGTCGGCGTAGACCTTCATCGGAGCCCCTCACTCTCGCGGCCCCGGCCAACTACCCGGGCCGTCGCCCGGCGAACCACGGTTACTCCTTGTGCAGCAACGGCTTCCGCTCGCCGACGACCACCGTCGCCCCGAGGTCTTCCGACTCCTCGACCCACGCGCGCAGCCCCACCTGCGCCAACGCCGCGACGGCCGACTCCGCCTGCCGCTCGCTCGTCTCGAACAGCACGCGGCCACCGGGCGCCAGCCACTGCGGAGCCTCCGTGACGACGCGCCGCAGCACGTCGAGCCCATCGGCTCCCCCGTCCAGCGCCACGAGCGGCTCGTGTTCGCGCGCCTCGGGCGGCAGCAGCGCGACCTCGCCGCTCGGCACGTACGGCACGTTCGAAATCAGCACTTCGACCCGGCCGCGCAACCGCTCGGGTACGGGTTCGAACAGGTCACCTTCGTACACCGCACCGTCGATGTTCGAACGCGCACATCGCACCGCTACCGGATCGACATCCGCTGCGTGAAGTTCCACACCGGGCACCTCGGCCGCCACCGTCGCCCCGAGCGCGCCGGACCCGCAGCACAGGTCGAGCACCACCGCGCCCGGCCGCGCGAACCCCGCCGCCAGCCGCACGAGCAGCTCCGTGCGGTGCCGCGGCACGAACACGCCCTCGGCCACCACGAACCGCCGCCCGGCGAACTCCGCCCAGCCGACCACGTACTCCAGCGGCTCACCCTCGACGCGCCGCCGCACCAACGTCTCCAGCGCCGCGGCGTCCCCCGCCGCCGCCTCGCCGAGCACCCGCGCTTCCTCCTCGGCGAACACACAGCCCGCCGCCCTCAACCGCGCGACCACCGACTCGACATCCCAGGACACCAGCAACCAAAAACCTTTCCACCGCAAGAAAACCCGACCGAACCGACCGCCGGCGACCGCCACCCCACCAACCGCCACGAACACACCCGACCGGGGATCCACCCAGCCCCTCCCCCACCCCGATCCGAAGCCTCCACACGGTTCGGGGGCAGTTGTCAACGTACTCTTTCCAGCCTTGACAACTGCCCCCGAACCGTAGTGACACTCGACCTTCGGGGTGCCGTCTCCCTTACCATTCCCACCTCCGAAGCCGCACCCGGAGCTCACCCGGCTCACCACGCAACCCGCCGGCCGACGCCGTACTGCGCGCCGACAGCGACGTCGCCAAGCTCGTACGCGGGGAAGAACCCGAACGCCTCGCCAAACTGGAAATCTCGATGCTCTAAACCGTCCGGCCACCGGCACGAAAACGTCCGGGGAAGTTCAGGCAGGAGGCCTTGCGAGGAGAGCAGGCGTTCTCCCGTAGGTCGTACGCCTGGGCACCGCCAACCGGGTAATCTGACCAGACGCTTGTACCAGTTTTGCTCCCGGAAGGCGGTGATCTGCAGGTGGCGGCCACCCGGCCCACCGTCACACGGCGGCGCGAACTGGCGCACACCAGTGCGCGGTCGCTGCTCATGACGGTGCTCGGCGAGTACGTGCTGCCTCGCCAGGATCCGGTCTGGACGTCGTCGCTGGTCGACGCCCTCGCGTTGTTCAAGGTCGAGGAGAAGTCCGCCCGCCAGGCGCTCGCCCGCGCGTCCGGCGAGGGCTGGCTGAAGTCCGAACGCGCCGGCCGGCGCGTGCGCTGGCTGCTGACCCCACCGGGGCGCCGCCTGCTGAGCGAAGGCGCCGAGCGCATCTACGGGTTCGGCCGCCAGACCGGCGAGTGGGACCGTTCGTGGCTGGTGCTGCTCGTGTCCGTGCCCGAATCCCAGCGCGACCTGCGCCACCGCATGCGCACCCGGCTGAGCTGGGCGGGCTTCGGCTCCCCCGCGCCGGGCGTGTGGATCAGCCCGAACGTCGGCGCCGAGCCCGAGGCGGCCCGCCTCGTTTCAGAGCTCACCGACGGCGGGCAGGCCATGTCGTTCGTCGCGAGCTACGCCGAGATCGGCGACGAGCAGCAGATGGTCGCGCGCGCCTGGGACCTGCGCGAGCTCGAACACCACTACGAGCGCTTCATCGACGAGTTCACCGGCCTCGCGCCGCGTTCGGGCGAAGCCGTGCTGCTCGCGCAGACGCGGCTGGTGCACGAGTGGCGCCGCTTCCCGTTCCTCGACCCGGACCTGCCGCGCAACCTCCTGCCCGACCGCTGGAGCGGCACGCAGGCGGCCGAGCTGTTCCACACCCGCCATGCCGAGTGGCGCGACGAGGCCCAGGAGCACTGGGACTCCTTGGTCGAGAACGGCGGCTAGCGCGGCTCGTATTCCGACACCAGCGCCGTGTCCGCGCCGGCCGGGCCGAACGACATCGCACCGCCGGGCTGGCCGATGGGCGCGTCGCGGCCGGGCAGGGCTTCGGTGAAGAAGCGGCGGTTGTCCTCGGCGAAGGCGGCGTATTCATCGGGCACGTGCCGGTCCTGCGAGATCGCCTCGACCGGGCACGCGGGTTCGCAGTTGCCGCAGTCGATGCACTCGAATGGGTTGATGTAGAGCTTGCGTTCGCCTTCGTAGATGCAGTCGACGGGGCACTCCTCCATGCAGGAGCGGTCGGTGATGTCGATGCACGGTTCGGCGATGACGTACGGCATGTTCTTCTCTCCCAACGGTTTTCAGACGCGAGCGGGGGCGGGCTCGTCGGTGGAGTGGCCGGGGAACACCGGCGCGGCGGGGTCGAGGTGGTGCGCGGCGTTGTTCACGGCCGTCGCCGCTTCGCCGAAGCCGACGGCGATGAGGCGCACCTTGCCGGGGTAATCGTTGATGTCGCCGGCGGCGAAGATCCCGGGGACCGAGGTGGCCATGGCCGCGTCGACCGGGATGTGGCGGCGGTTCTCGACGTCGATGCCCCACCGCAGCAGCGGCCCGAGGTTGGCGGTGAACCCGAGCGCGGCGATGATCCGCCCGCACGGCAACGTCCGCGCGCCTTCGCCGCTCTTGACCTCGACGCCGGCGACCTCCGAGGTACCGAGGACCCGCGAGACTTCCGAGTTGACGACCAGTTCCACGCCGAGCTTCCGCACAGCTGCGACGGTCGTCGGATGGGCGCGAAAGGTTTCGCGCCGGTGCACGAGCTTCACGGACTTCGCGACCGGGTGCAGCGCGAGCGCCCAGTCGAACGCCGAGTCGCCGCCGCCGACGATCACCACGTCGGTGCCGGCGTAGTCGTCGAGGTGGCGCACGAAGTAGGCCAGGCCGTCGCCCTCGAACGCGGCCGCCGGCACGAGCGGGCGCGGGGTGAAGGTGCCGATGCCGCCGGTCACGATCACCGCGCGCGCCTCGATGCGCGTGCCGAGGTGCGTGGTCACGGCGAAGCCGTCCGGGCCGCGCTCCAGCACGTCGGCGCGGTGGCCGAGCAGGTACCGCGGCCCGAACGGCGCGGCCTGCTCCAGCAGCCGCTCGACCAGGTCGCGCCCGCGGACGGACGGGAACCCGGCGACGTCGAAGATCTGCTTCTCCGGGTACATCGCGGTGATCTGCCCGCCCGGCTCGGGCAGCGAGTCGACGACGGCGACCGACAGGCCGCGGAAGCCGGCGTAGTAGCCGGCGTAGAGGCCGGTGGGCCCGGCGCCGACCACGAGCACGTCGGCGCTGACGACCGGCGGAGTGTCCGGAGTGGACATTCTGCGCTCCTCGGTGGGTACCCTCAGGGAAGGTGGACGTACTCGTACTCGAACGGCTGACCGTTGATCCCGTTGCCCGGCGGCGCGACCCAGCTCGCGATCTTGCCGCGCTCGTACACCGGGTGCATGAGCGAGCGGACGAACGCGAGGTCCTCGGCCGTCGGCAGCCAGTTGCGGCGGTTGGCTTCCCACGTGGCCTCGTCGACGATGGTGCCTTCGGGCGTGATGTGGTGCCCGGCGTTGAGGCCGACCTGCCGGTTGAAACCGGGGTGCGGCAAGGCGAAGCGGAAGTCGATGCCCGCGTCGGCGAGGATCTTGTTCCAGCGGTTGAGGCCGTTGCGGCAGTCGGCGATGTACTCCCCGCGCAGGTCGAGGTTGAGCGCGAGCAGCGTCTGCACTTCCTCGGTGTCCCACGTGCCGTCGGCGCGCGGGCGGTCGAGGAAGGTGCTGTCGGCGGTGAGCTGGTGGTCGTCCTTGCGGCGGGTCTCGTGCCAGCGGCCCTTGAGCCCGGCGGTGTAGTAGTTCGCGGCGTTGGTGGAGGTTTCGCTGCCGAACAGGTCGAGCGAGACGGTGTAGTGGAAGTTGAGGTAGCGCTGGATGATGTCGAGCGGGATACCACCGTGCGCGGCGATGTCGAGCGTGTCGTGCTCGCGGATCAGCTCGGCGCTGCGGGTCACCACGCGGTCGATGCCGGTGGTGCCGACGAACATGTGGTGCGCTTCCTCCTTCAGCATGAACTCGCAGGTGCGCGAGAGCGGGTCGAAGGAGGATTCCTTGAGGGTGCCGAGCTGGTACTTGCCGTCGCGGTCGGTGAAGTAGGTGAACATGTAGAACGCGAGCCAGTCGGCCGTTTCCTCGTTGAACGCGCCGAGGATGCGCGGTGTGTCGGGGCTGCCGGAGTTGCGGAAGAGCAGGCCTTCGGCTTCCTCGCGGCCTTCGCGGCCGAAGTAGGCGTGCAGGAGGTAGACCATGGCCCAGAGGTGGCGGCCTTCTTCGACGTTGACCTGGAAGAGGTTGCGCAGGTCGTACAGACTGGGTGCGGTGAGGCCCAGGAGGCGTTGCTGCTCCACGGACGCCGGTTCGGTGTCACCCTGGATCACGATCAGACGTTGCAGATCCGCGCGGTACTCCCCCGGAACCTGTTGCCACACCTCGGTTCCCGCGTGTTCGCCGAACGCGATGCGCCGGTCCGGGTCGCGCTCGGCGAGGAAGATGCCCCAGCGGTAGTCCGGCACGTTCACGTGCCCGAAGTGCGCCCAGCCCTCACGCCCGACGCTCACGGCCGTGCGCAGGTACACGCCCTGCGTCTCCAAGGTCGGGCCCATCTCGCCCCACCAGTTGAGGAACTTCGGCTGCCAGCCCTCCAGCGCGCGCTGCAGCCGGCGGTCGTCGGCGAGGCCGACGTTGTTGGGGATCTTGCTGGAGTAGTCGATCTTCTCGGGCACGGTCAGACTCGCTTCCGGTCGAAGGTCGCCTTCTGGCCCGTGCCGTAGCGGCGCAGCGCGCCTTCGGGGCCCGAGGCGTTCGGGCGGGTGAAGATCCAGTTCTGCCAGGCGGTGAGGCGGCCGAAGATCTTCGTTTCGATCGTTTCCGGGCCGACGAACCGGTGGTTCGCCTCCATGCCCGTGAGGGAGTCGGGGCTCAGCGCGGCGCGGCCCTCCACGACGATGCGGATCTCGTCTTCCCAGTCGATGTCGTCCGGCGCGTCGGTGACCAGGCCGAGCTCGACGGTCTCCTGGGGCGTCAGCGCGCGGTCCTGCTCACGGCGGAGCCAGTCGAGGTGGTCGTGTTCGCCGTAGAAGCGAGATTCCAGGCGGGGCAACCCGTTGCCCATGGGGAAGGTGCCGAAGTTGGCTTCCGACAAGGTGATCGCGGCGCGTTCTTCGGAGTTTTCGTCGTCGAGGGGCGCACCGTCCAGAATGTACTGCCGGTCGGCGGCCAGAGTGAGCTCCAGCAGGACGCCGGCGAAACAGCTGCCCGGTTCGATGAGCGCGATGAGGCTGCGGCTGGTGACGTCGAGCCGCTTGAGGACACGCTTGGTGTAGTGGCGGATCTCGTTGCACAGCCAGTCTTCGCCGGCCCGGCCGAGGACAGCGCGCTCGTGGGCCAGCACCTTCTCGGCGTCGCCGCTGGTGCGCAGGAGCCAGGTGCCGAGGCTCGATTCGTTGGTGCGCAAGCGGAGGATGAGGTCGTCGAGCTCACGGGCGACGGCCAGCAACCAGTTTTCGGCGCCTTGCTCGTGGATCTCCCGGGTAGTCCTGGGCGCTGCGTCTTCGGTCCGTGCACGGTGATCTCGACGGTGCCGGCCGGGCGGTCGAACACCGCGGTGACGTGCGGGTAGGTCAGACCCGATTCCGTCACGCTGCGGTCCAGCGGCGTCAGCTCGACGCCCTGGGCATCGGCGGGCCGCGTGCTGTTCTCGGCCAGCTCCAGCGCCCGCGTCTCGACCGCCTGGAGGAAGCCGCGGCGCGGCGCCAGCTCGTCGACGAGCTTCCAGTCGACGGCCGTCTTCCCCTTCACGCCGTCACTTCGCGTGGCGAACACGTCGGCGCGGTCCTTGCGCACGCCGCGCTTGTCGACCACCCGGGTGAGCCCGCCGGTCCCGGGCAGCACGCCCAGCAGCGGCACCTCGGGCAGCGCGACAGTCGACGAATTGTCGTCGATGAGGATGATTTTGTCGCATGCCAGGGCGAGCTCGTAACCCCCACCCGCACACGCCCCGTTGACGGCCGCGAGGTAGGTCTGGCCGGAGTTCTCGGTCGCGTCCTCCATGCTGTTGCGCGTCTCGTTGGTGAACTTGCAGAAGTTCACCTTCCACGCGTGCTCCGAAGCCGCCAGCATCCGGATGTTCGCGCCGGCGCAGAAGACGCCGTCCTTGCCGCTCGTCACCACGACCGTCCGGACGCCCGGGTGCTCGAAGCGAAGCCGTTGCGTGGCGTCGTAAAGCTCGATGTCCACGCCGAGGTCGTAGGAGTTCAGCTTGAGCTCATAGCCGGGTACCAGCCCGCCGTCCTCGGCCACGTCGAGCTCCAGCCACGCCACGGGCCCGTCGACGCGCAGCCGCCAATGCCGGTACTTCTCCGGGCGCCGATCGAAGCTCACACCCTCCCCTGCGACGGGGCCCTCCACCTCGGCACCCTGCGCGACAACCGTCATGGCGAACGCCTCCTCACTCGGGTCGATGGTGATAGTTTCTACATAACTCAACATGTTCGTCAAGCTTATGTAGCACATTGGCGTTGGCCGACGCTGCTCCGTCCGGGCAAATCCCCTGGCCCGGCCCTCCTCGGTGGCGCTACTTTCTCCCGTGATCGCAGTCGCAACTGCGCAACCACGCCGGCCCGGCAAGCGTGCGTCGGGGGACGCCCACGGACGGCCCGTTTCCAGGGGGAAAATCTTGTCCCGCAGATCCCCGCGCGGGGTCTTCCGGCTGCTCGCCGGACTGACCGCCGCGCTGACCCTCGGTGCCCTCCTCACACCCGCGGCCTCCGCGGACCCGGCGAAGCTGGTGATCACGGCTTCCGTCGACAGTGGGGTGCGCCTCGTCGGGAAGCCGTTCCCGATCACGGTGACGGTGCACAACGCCTCGGCTGAGGCGTTGACCGCCATCACCCTGTACACCGACCAGAACTCCGGCTCGTACCTGTCCTTCGACGGCTGGGGCGACTTCGGCTATCCCGGCGCCACACTCGCCCCGGACGAGACTCGGAACCTCACCCTCAACGCGACCGTCTACACCTGGGGCGGCGGTTCGCCGGAGCTCGACATCACCAGCACGAGCATCCCGTCGTGGGACGTGCAGCCCGCACACCTGAGCGTGCCCTTCGTGGACCCGACCACGACGACGGGCACGCTGCACGGAGTCGTGTACGGCGACCGCGACGGCGACAACGCGTTCGATCCCGGAGAAGGCCTCGCCGGTGCGCCCGTGCGGATCTACGGCGAGACAACGCTCGAGACCGTGGCCGGACCCGATGGCACCTTCACCTTCGCCGACCTGCCCGCGCGGTACTACCAGCTGTTCTCGACGACACTGCCCGATGGCTGGCTGCTCGCCGAAACCAACGGCGGGTTCGGCGTCACCGGTGGTGACCAGGACGTCGAGGTGCGCGCGGTGCGGCCCTTGTCGGACCAGCTACAGGCCACCGCGTCGGTGGACCGTGACACCTATGCACCTGGCGACCAGGCGCAGGTGACCTTCACGCTGACCAATACCGGATCCCAACCGTTGTCCGGGATCAGCGGGAACTGTGACCGCATCGGCGGCAGCCAGTACCAGCTCACGGGTTGGCAGTCGTGGACCGACCTCGTGTACCCGGCTTCGCTGACGTTCTCACCCGGTGAGACGCGGACTTTCACGGAGACCGGCACGGTTCCGCCCCTCGCGGACCAGTACGGCGGGTTCGCGGTCGACTGCGACTTCGGTCCCGAACTCGGAAACCCCGACAGCAATCCGGAAGTCCGGCTGTGGGCGCGAGTGCCGGGCGCGCCGGGCACCACCAGCGGTTCGATCTACCACGATGACAACAAGAACTTCACCCAGGATCCCGGCGAGGCCATCGGCGACACCGCCGTGAGCCTGGTCGACATCATCTCCGGCAGCACCACCGCGACGGGAACCACCGACGCCGACGGGTATGTGACCTTCGCGTCGGTGCCTGCGGGACGGTACGAACTGAAGGCCGACGGCTGGGTTCCCGCCGACGCAGGCGGCTTCCAGGTCCAGGCGGGAACGTGCCAGAGCTGTGTCTGGGAATGGTCGCAGGTCTACACCCGCGGCTGAGCCCCCGGCCGGGCCCGGGTCACTGATACCCCGGGCCCGGTTCCGGCGTCACGCTGGAAGTGGTGATCTCGTCGCCGCAGTGGGTGCACGACAGGCGCGGCGCGACGGGTTCGCCGCAGGAGTGGCGCAGCACGAGCGGGGGGCCGTCGGGCATCGGCAGGTGGTCGTCGCCCCACTGCATCAGGATGACCAGCGCCGGGAAGATCTCCTTGCCGGTCGGGGTGAGGCGGTATTCGTGGCGGTCCGGTTCGGTGGCGTAGACCACGCGGTCGAGCACGCCCTGGTCCACGAGCTGTTTGAGCCGCGCCGACAGCGTCGGGCGGGGGATGCCGAGGTTGCGGGCGAACTGGGCGTAGCGCCGGACGCCGAAAAACGCCTCGCGCAGGATCAGCAGCGTCCAGCGCTCGCCGAGGACGTCGAGGGCCCGGCCGACGGACTCGGCGGTGAAGCGGTGCGACCCGGCCGTCACGGGGCCAGCTCGCGCAGCAGCGTGCGGCCGGCCGGGTCTTCGGCCGTGGCCGGAACGAGGCCGACGTGGTCCGCGCCCGCCGCGTGGTAGGCCGCGATGCGTTCGCGCACCTGGGCGGCGGACCCGATCGCCCCGACGTCGGCGACCAGCGAAGGCGGCACAGCCAGCGAGGCGCGCTTGGCGCCGGAACGGGCCGCGGCGACGAGCTCGCCGTACCCCAGCTCGGCGAACATCTCGCCGTACCCGGGCGGACTCAGGTAGACACTGGCCTGCGCCGCGAGCTGCCGCAGCGTCGCCTCCCCCGGGTCCACCGCGACGGGCACCCACACCGCCAGCCGCGGCGGCGTCCGGCCCGCGGCGTGCGCCTGGCCGTCGATCTCCTTGCGCACGCGCGAAACGTGCGAAGGCGGCACGAGATTCAGCACGACCTCGTCCGCGATCTCGGCGGCCACCCTTGTCATCGCCGGCCCGAACGCGGCGACCGTAATCGGCACGGGCGCTGGCTCCCGCAGGCGGAACCCGTTGCTGCGCACATGTTTCCCGTGGACCGACAGCCGCTGTCCCTCGAGGACGGTCCGGACCGCGGCCACGGTCTCCCGCATCCGCAGGGCCGCGTGGTCCCACGGCCGGTCGTGCCAGCCGCTCACGATCGCCGGGCTCGACCCGCCCAGCGCCAGCCCCACGGGCCGGCGCGCCAGCGTCGCCACCGACGCCACGCCCAGCCCCAGCGCCACCGGCGTGCGCACCCCGAGCGGCAACGGCCCGATCTTCACCCCGATCCGCTCCGTCCGCAGGCTGACAGCCGTCGCGAGCGCGAACGCGTCGAACGTCGCCATCTCCCCGACCCACAACTCCCCGAACCCGTAGCGGTCGGCCTCCACGGCGATGTCCACGGCCTCCGCTGCCGGCCGATCCAGCCAGAACGGCGTGACAACTCCCAGCGCGCTCACCGCCGCACGCCTCCATTCACCAAGGCGAGCAACACCGGCCCGATCACCAGGCGAACCACCTCGACACCGGCGGCCGTCGCCGAGCCGCCCGCCGACACCGGCTTCGCCACACCGACCGCGCTCACAGTTGCGCCGTTTCGGTGGGCAGGCCGAGCAGCAGCCGGCCGGTCAGCTCGAACGTCGCCGGATTGACCTGGAAGTGCGCCGTGGCGGTGTGGGCGTCGCGGAAGCGGCGTTGCAACGGGGACGTTTCGTAGATCGCCGAGCCGCCGCCGAGGTCGTAGAGGGAGCGCGTGACGGCGGCCGACGTGCGGACCGCGTGGGTGCACGCGAGGCGCAAGGCGAGGCGAAGGTCTTCGGGCACCACGGAATCGGAGACAGCCGACTGCCAAGCGTCGTCGATTGCGCGGTAGTAGAACTCGCGGGCCGCGCGCAGCGAAGCCTCGGCCTCGGCGACGGCGCTCTGCGTCGCCGTGCGTTCGGCGAGCGAGCGGCGCGAACCGCTGGGGTGTTTGGCCCCGGAGAGCTCCACGAACTCCGTGATCGCACCCCGCGCGTTGCCCAGGGCAGCGGCGGAGATGGACGCGGCGAAGAACCCGAACAGCGGGAACCGGTGCAGCTGCCCGGCACCGGCGGGCGGACCGTCCACAACGGACAACAGCCGGTGGTCCGGCACGAACACCGCGTCGGCGCTGGTGTCGTTGCTGCCGGTGCCGCGCAGGCCCGACGTGTGCCAGGTGTCGTGGATTTCCAGCTCGGCCGTGGGGATCGCGGCGACCACGAGCTTCCCGTCGAGCACGACGCCCAGGAAGATCCAGTCCGCGTGCGTCACGCCGCTGCAGAACGACCAGCGCCCCGAAACCGTGACCCCGCCGTCGACGGCCACGGCCTTGCCGCGCGGCGCCCACACGCCGGCGGCCACGGTGTCGGGGTCACCGAAGACCTCCTGGCCGCCTTTCTCCGGCAGGTACGCGCCGAGCAGGCTGCTCGTGGCCGCGATCGACACGCACCAGCCCGCCGACGCGTCGGCCTCGGCCACGCGCTCGGCGGCCCGCAGGACCGCCGCCGCCGACGGCTCCGCACCGCCGAGCGCAGCGGGCAGCCCGGCGCGGAACAGGCCTGAAGCACGAGCCGCGGACACCACCTCGGGCGCCAGCGCGCGACGCCGTTCGGTTTCGCCGGCGTGCTCCGCGGCCGCCGCGGCCACCGGTTGCGCCTTGTCGAGCAGGTCGTCGCGAGTGCCCACTGTCGTCCTCCGACCGGTTCAGGAATCTTACCGGTTCAGAATTTTTACCGACTCGTGCGCACCTGTCAACGTCCGCTGGTCAGGGCACCACGACCACGGGCCAGACCGCGGCCCGCACCAGGCGGTTGCCCACCGAGCCCACGAGCCGGTGCCCGCCCTGCTCGGACGCGCCGACCACCACCAGGTCGGCGCTCACCTTCTGTGCGGCTTCGCGCAGCTCCGGGAAGGTCTCCCCACGGCGGACGACGAACGTGACCGGCACGCCGAGCTCGTCGGCGCGGCCGCGCAGCTGGGTGCGCAGCTGCTCGATCTCCTCTTCGAAGGTCCGCTGCTCCATGTCCGCGACGGAGGCCGCGGCCAGCCCGGCCCACATCGACGGCGCCGCGACGTACACCACCACCAGCCGCGCGCGCTCGCGCCGGGCCAGACCCGCCGCATACGAAGCCGCGCGCAACCCCGTCGGCGATGTGTCCGTGCCGACCAGGATCACGCGCGGTCCGTCAGTTCCCCGTTCGTACGGCCCGGATTCCCACCGCGGGCCGTACTCCTCGACCAGATCTTCCACGAGCCCATTATGTCCGGGAGCGCTCAGCCTTCCCCGGCCACGTTCTCCACCGAACGGCCCGTGGTGCGCGGCCCGAGGAGCGCGATGTCGAGCGCCACCAGCACCAGTGCCGCGCCGATCACCACGAACAGCGTGGTCGCGCCGGAGCTGTCGAGCAGCGGCACCAGCACGAACGGCATCACGCCACTCGCCAGGCGCGAGATCGAGTACGTGCCGCTCGACGCCGTGGAGCGCAGCGCCGTCGGGAAGATCTCGGCCTGGTAGATGTGGTACGCGTTCGAGAACACGTTGCTGATCGCCGTGTAGATGAAGCCGAACACGATTGCGAGCGCGATGGAGTTCGCGAGCCCGAACGCGAGGCCGAACACCGCCATCGCGAGCACCGAGCCGATCACCAAGTG
The sequence above is a segment of the Amycolatopsis sp. 2-15 genome. Coding sequences within it:
- a CDS encoding universal stress protein → MEDLVEEYGPRWESGPYERGTDGPRVILVGTDTSPTGLRAASYAAGLARRERARLVVVYVAAPSMWAGLAAASVADMEQRTFEEEIEQLRTQLRGRADELGVPVTFVVRRGETFPELREAAQKVSADLVVVGASEQGGHRLVGSVGNRLVRAAVWPVVVVP
- a CDS encoding LLM class F420-dependent oxidoreductase, which gives rise to MSALGVVTPFWLDRPAAEAVDIAVEADRYGFGELWVGEMATFDAFALATAVSLRTERIGVKIGPLPLGVRTPVALGLGVASVATLARRPVGLALGGSSPAIVSGWHDRPWDHAALRMRETVAAVRTVLEGQRLSVHGKHVRSNGFRLREPAPVPITVAAFGPAMTRVAAEIADEVVLNLVPPSHVSRVRKEIDGQAHAAGRTPPRLAVWVPVAVDPGEATLRQLAAQASVYLSPPGYGEMFAELGYGELVAAARSGAKRASLAVPPSLVADVGAIGSAAQVRERIAAYHAAGADHVGLVPATAEDPAGRTLLRELAP
- a CDS encoding acyl-CoA dehydrogenase family protein — translated: MGTRDDLLDKAQPVAAAAAEHAGETERRRALAPEVVSAARASGLFRAGLPAALGGAEPSAAAVLRAAERVAEADASAGWCVSIAATSSLLGAYLPEKGGQEVFGDPDTVAAGVWAPRGKAVAVDGGVTVSGRWSFCSGVTHADWIFLGVVLDGKLVVAAIPTAELEIHDTWHTSGLRGTGSNDTSADAVFVPDHRLLSVVDGPPAGAGQLHRFPLFGFFAASISAAALGNARGAITEFVELSGAKHPSGSRRSLAERTATQSAVAEAEASLRAAREFYYRAIDDAWQSAVSDSVVPEDLRLALRLACTHAVRTSAAVTRSLYDLGGGSAIYETSPLQRRFRDAHTATAHFQVNPATFELTGRLLLGLPTETAQL